A window of Bacteroidota bacterium contains these coding sequences:
- a CDS encoding C69 family dipeptidase, which translates to MKHLLFTTLFTVYTVFSFACTNFLITKGASTDGSTMISYAADSHVLYGELYHWPAATWPEGTMLDVYEWDTGEYLGQIPQVAQTYNVVGNMNEHQVAIGETTYGGRSELGKQTGAIMDYGSLMFIALQRSKSAREAIKVIAELMAAYGYYSSGESFSIMDKNEVWIMELIGKGEGYKGAVWVARLVPDGYVCAHANQARITTFPLADGKTSITSDELGKIFNPEVNTVYAADVISFAREKGYFDGKDKDFSFSDVYAPVDFGGARFCEIRVWAMFNQVKGGMDQYWDYVKGHIEHNDEFADGSKNPNGFASNRMPLWIKPDRKVSVHDMMNFMRDYLAGTELDMSLDVGAGPYNNPYRWRPLTFEVDSVTYCNERATVTQQTGFSFVAQSRSWMPDEIGGILWFSVDDAGSSVYCPMYSSITKVPEAFERGNGAMMEFSSTSGFWVFNQVSNLAYTRYRDIHPEIHAKQQAMEQEYINFSTAVDAGAELLLGQNRDLALAYLTNYSCNQGNALVQEWRNFYEYLFMRYMDGNIKTPNPGKQNPKVSQPGYGNEFYRIIVEKTGDKLKYKGATH; encoded by the coding sequence ATGAAACACCTCCTCTTCACAACTCTCTTTACGGTTTATACCGTATTTTCATTCGCATGCACCAACTTTTTGATCACCAAAGGTGCAAGCACTGATGGTTCAACCATGATCAGCTATGCTGCCGACTCGCACGTTTTGTATGGCGAGCTCTATCACTGGCCGGCTGCTACCTGGCCTGAAGGCACCATGCTGGATGTATACGAATGGGATACGGGCGAATACCTCGGACAAATTCCCCAGGTTGCACAAACATATAATGTAGTTGGAAATATGAACGAACACCAGGTTGCCATTGGTGAAACCACCTATGGCGGCCGGTCGGAGCTGGGCAAGCAAACAGGCGCCATCATGGATTACGGCAGTCTGATGTTCATCGCCCTCCAGCGTTCGAAATCCGCCAGGGAAGCCATCAAAGTTATTGCTGAACTCATGGCTGCCTACGGCTATTACAGCTCAGGAGAATCCTTCTCCATCATGGACAAGAACGAAGTATGGATCATGGAACTCATCGGCAAAGGTGAAGGTTATAAAGGCGCTGTATGGGTAGCCCGTCTGGTGCCCGACGGCTATGTCTGTGCCCATGCCAATCAGGCCAGGATCACAACCTTCCCCCTGGCCGATGGAAAGACTTCCATCACCTCCGATGAGCTTGGAAAGATCTTTAACCCGGAAGTAAATACCGTATACGCTGCCGACGTGATCTCCTTCGCAAGGGAAAAAGGCTATTTCGATGGTAAAGACAAAGACTTCAGCTTTTCCGACGTATATGCACCCGTTGATTTCGGCGGTGCCCGCTTCTGTGAGATCCGCGTATGGGCCATGTTCAACCAGGTTAAAGGCGGTATGGACCAGTACTGGGATTATGTAAAAGGACATATAGAACACAACGACGAATTTGCCGACGGCTCCAAAAATCCCAACGGCTTTGCCTCAAACCGCATGCCCCTGTGGATCAAACCCGACAGGAAGGTCTCCGTTCACGATATGATGAACTTCATGCGCGACTACCTGGCAGGGACAGAACTTGATATGAGCCTTGACGTCGGTGCCGGTCCTTACAACAACCCTTACCGCTGGAGACCCCTCACCTTTGAAGTGGATTCCGTGACCTATTGCAACGAACGTGCTACCGTAACCCAGCAAACCGGATTCTCTTTCGTGGCCCAAAGCCGTTCGTGGATGCCCGATGAGATCGGCGGTATCTTATGGTTCAGCGTCGACGACGCTGGTAGCTCCGTCTATTGCCCTATGTATTCCAGCATCACCAAAGTGCCGGAAGCCTTCGAACGCGGCAACGGCGCCATGATGGAGTTCTCCTCCACCTCGGGATTCTGGGTGTTCAACCAGGTCAGCAATCTGGCATATACCCGGTATCGCGACATACATCCTGAAATACACGCCAAACAGCAGGCCATGGAACAGGAATATATCAACTTCAGTACCGCCGTTGACGCTGGCGCTGAATTATTGCTCGGGCAAAACCGCGACCTCGCCCTGGCTTACCTCACCAACTACTCCTGCAACCAGGGCAACGCCCTCGTACAGGAATGGCGCAATTTCTATGAATATCTCTTTATGCGATATATGGACGGTAACATCAAAACCCCCAACCCGGGAAAACAAAATCCCAAAGTTTCACAGCCCGGCTACGGTAACGAATTCTACCGCATCATCGTTGAAAAAACCGGCGATAAACTGAAATATAAAGGAGCAACTCATTAA
- a CDS encoding gliding motility lipoprotein GldH, whose amino-acid sequence MKPVTCYLKHFFNVHYLIPVIFIFLSSCNPGRIYEEHRKMENYSWKKHQNIVFEFAVEDISVNYDIYIAIRHATQYPYRNLLISTILTTPSGEQRMTDYDLKIRDKDGIPLGDGLGDLWDLNIPLRKDFHFHEAGTCVLEIENRMLKSITPGILEIGLIVEEAESAD is encoded by the coding sequence ATGAAACCTGTAACTTGCTACCTGAAGCATTTTTTCAACGTTCATTATCTAATCCCGGTAATCTTCATTTTCCTGTCTTCCTGCAACCCCGGTCGCATTTATGAGGAACACAGGAAAATGGAGAATTATTCCTGGAAAAAACATCAAAATATTGTTTTCGAGTTTGCGGTTGAGGATATTTCGGTTAATTACGACATCTATATCGCCATCAGGCATGCAACGCAGTATCCATACCGTAATCTGTTGATCAGTACCATTCTGACAACACCCTCGGGAGAGCAAAGGATGACGGATTACGACCTGAAGATACGCGACAAAGACGGGATACCTTTAGGCGATGGACTCGGCGATCTCTGGGACCTGAACATCCCTCTGAGAAAAGATTTTCATTTCCATGAAGCGGGAACCTGTGTCCTGGAAATTGAAAACAGGATGTTGAAATCAATCACACCGGGCATCCTGGAAATAGGATTGATTGTAGAGGAAGCTGAATCAGCCGATTAA